From Natrinema amylolyticum, the proteins below share one genomic window:
- a CDS encoding helix-turn-helix transcriptional regulator has translation MDDLTGFQRDLLYVIAGADQPSGQDVKDEVETYYNSEINHGRLYPNLDTLVNKDLVEKGQLDRRTNYYEISDRGQQAIEERREWEQQYINQ, from the coding sequence ATGGACGATCTGACAGGGTTTCAACGCGACCTGCTGTACGTGATCGCAGGGGCCGATCAACCGTCGGGCCAAGACGTGAAAGACGAAGTCGAGACGTATTACAACAGTGAAATCAATCACGGACGCTTGTATCCCAATCTCGATACGCTCGTCAACAAAGATCTCGTTGAAAAAGGACAACTCGATCGACGGACGAACTATTACGAGATTAGTGATCGCGGCCAACAGGCCATCGAAGAGCGCCGAGAGTGGGAACAACAGTATATCAACCAGTAA
- a CDS encoding cold-shock protein gives MAKGNVDFFNDTGGYGFIETDDADDDVFFHMEDVGGPDLEEGTDIEFDIEQAPKGPRATNVTRL, from the coding sequence ATGGCGAAAGGAAACGTTGATTTCTTCAACGACACAGGCGGCTACGGTTTCATTGAGACGGACGACGCAGACGATGACGTTTTCTTCCACATGGAAGACGTTGGCGGTCCGGACCTCGAAGAAGGCACAGACATCGAATTCGATATCGAACAGGCCCCCAAGGGCCCCCGCGCCACCAACGTCACCCGCCTGTAA